One region of Oreochromis aureus strain Israel breed Guangdong linkage group 19, ZZ_aureus, whole genome shotgun sequence genomic DNA includes:
- the tmed8 gene encoding protein TMED8: MERLEATSQLQSRLSSLSFSSFPGVTAKQCDNTPPDRLQNTNLSESFTQSKDSMDDTKEDSGRLSEGNEEAPAELALGEGGEENSSAGSCQLSAEMKAQMPPLNPPTTWTSAAVKELKAKLRTEKDSVVTVYRGDIMTVHVPTVPEANKVCWEFATDGYDIGFGIYFDWTPVTSRSITVHISESSDDEDEEEELEGPVGNGDIEKGSKTHTNSNLSEILPVYRQDSHLSVQGGSHEFPGEGTYLLKFDNSYSLWRNKTLFYRVYYSA; encoded by the exons ATGGAGAGATTAGAGGCTACATCACAGCTCCAGTCACGGCTTTCATCACTGTCTTTCTCATCTTTCCCCGGAGTAACAGCCAAACAGTGCGACAACACGCCACCGGACAG GCTGCAGAATACAAATCTTTCAGAGAGCTTTACTCAGTCCAAAGACAGTATGGATGACACCAAGGAGGATTCAGGACGTCTTTCTGAG GGTAATGAAGAGGCCCCTGCTGAGCTGGCCCTTGGGGAAGGAGGCGAGGAGAACAGCAGTGCAGGGAGCTGTCAGCTCTCCGCCGAGATGAAAG CCCAGATGCCGCCCCTGAACCCCCCGACAACTTGGACATCTGCTGCTGTGAAGGAGTTAAAGGCGAAGCTCCGAACAGAGAAGGACAGTGTGGTGACGGTGTACCGAGGCGACATCATGACGGTCCACGTGCCCACCGTGCCCGAAGCCAATAAAGTGTGCTGGGAGTTTGCCACAGACGGCTACGACATTGGCTTCGGCATCTATTTTGACTGGACTCCCGTGACGAGCCGGTCCATCACGGTGCACATCAGCGAGTCGAGCGATGACGAGGACGAAGAGGAGGAGCTCGAAG GGCCTGTCGGCAACGGGGACATCGAGAAGGGCTCCAAAACTCACACCAACTCTAACTTGTCTGAAATCCTCCCCGTGTACCGCCAGGACAGCCACCTGTCTGTGCAGGGGGGGAGCCACGAATTTCCAGGTGAAGGCACTTATCTCCTGAAGTTTGACAACTCCTACTCCCTTTGGCGAAATAAAACACTTTTCTACAGGGTTTATTACAGTGCCTGA